The genomic DNA GATCCCGAACACCGCCCGGACGGCGACATGCCCGACGGCCTGACCGCCACGGCCATGGACCCCGGATCGCGCGAGACCGCGGCGGTCGACCTCGCCCGGCTGGCGCGGCTGCTGCCGGCGGCCATCGTCGCCCCGGCCACCGATCACACCGGCAGCGCCGCGGAATGGGCGGCGGAGCACGACCTGCTGCTGGTCCGCGCCCGCGACATCGCCGACTACCGCGTCCATGTCGTGCGTACGCTGCGTCGGGTGGCCGAGGCCCGCGTCCCGCTGTCCGGCGCCGAGAACACCAGCATCGCCGCCTTCCGTCCCATCGACGGCGGGCCGGAGCATCTGGCGATCATCGTCGGCAACCCGGTGGCGGGCGAGCCGGTGCTGGCCCGCCTGCATTCGGAATGCTTCACCGGCGACCTTCTGGGCAGCTTGCGCTGCGACTGCGGTCAGCAGCTGCGCGGCGCCATCGCGGAGATCGCCCGGCACGGCAGCGGAGTCCTGCTCTATCTGGCGCAGGAAGGGCGGGGGATCGGCCTCGTCAACAAGCTGCGCGCCTACCGCATTCAGGACCGCGGCTTCGACACGGTGGACGCCAACGAGATCCTGGGTTTCGAGGCCGACGAGCGGGTCTATCTGCCGGCGGCGGAGATGCTGCGGCAACTGGGCTTCACCGCCGTGCGGCTGATGACCAACAACCCGGAGAAGCTGCGCCAGCTCGCCCGCTGCGGGATCGAGGTGGTCGAGCGCGTTCCCCACATCTTCCCGGCCAACGGCCACAACGAAGGCTATCTGCGCACCAAGGCGGAGCGCAGCGGCCACATGTTCTGAGAATCGATTCTTCAGGAGGCAGGAAACGCCCCTTGCCCGGCAGCTCTTGCCGGGTCGCGGGTCGCATCCGAACCCGAAGGCGCCCGATGGGACGGGATTTCAGCCCAAGGGACTGGCACACCAGTTGCTTAGGACAGGGCTGGACACCGCGACGGGAGACCGCCCATGGCCATCGACGCCACCACCATCGACGCAGCCGCCGCTTCGCGGCCGGTGCAGCGCGAGCGGTCGCCGGCCCAAGCGACGCCCCCCTTGACGGCCATGGAAAGCCGGGACAGCCCCGACCGGTACGAGGCCGAGGCCGAGATGTCCTTTGGCGACTTCCTGGACATCATCAACCCGCTTCAGCACATCCCCCTCGTCAACACCATCTATCGCGAGATCACCGGCGACACGATCAAGCCGTCGTCCAAGGTCATCGGCGGCATCCTGTTCGGCGGCCCGCTGGGCGGCATGGCGTCCATCGCCAACGCGGTGGTGGAACAGGCCCAGGGCAAGGACATCGGCGGGCAGATCATGGCCTCGCTCGGCTTCGACGGGGACGCCGCCGCCGGCCATCCGCCCGCCGGCACCTCCGGAGCCACCGCGGTCGCCGCCCTGCCGGACTCCGCCGCCGGCACCTCGGCGCCGGCTGCGGCCGCCGCGGCGCCGGCCGCCCAGCCGGTCCGCACCGTCACGGCGGAGTTGCCGGACGCCAAGCGGTCCGCAGAGTCATCGCGTGGGATGGGGACGGCGGTGACCGGGTCCGGGCGTGACGGCCTTGCGGACTCCGCCACGCCGCACCCCTCGCGCATGCCGGCGCGCGATACCCCGCTGGCGAACAGCCTGATGGCCAGATACGCCGCCGCCAAGCCACATTCCTCCACCATCGGCTTCGCCGCGACAGCGGCCCCCTCCGGCGCTCGGAAGGCCACGGAAGGCCAAGCGGACACGGCAGCCGGAACCGGGGCTGCGAACGGGCCGACCAACGCGCCGGCACAGGCGAACGTCACCCCGCCGGCGGCCAATAGCAACGCCTTCGCGCCGGTGACACCGGACATGCTGTCTGAGACGATGATGCGCAATCTGGCCAAGTACGAGCAGGGACGGCGGGCCGCGCAGACCCCGGCGCCCAGCCTGCGGGTGTCGGGCTGAGTGCGATGATCCCGGAAACGGATGGGCCGCAAACGGGTGAGGGAAGGGCGATGACGATCACGGTTCGTCTTGCGGACCCGCCGTCCGAAGGCCGCCTCGACTGGCCGGGCGGCTCGTTCCGCTGCGTGCTGGGCCGCGGCGGCATCCGCTCCGACAAGCGGGAAGGCGACGGCGCCACCCCGGTCGGCCGCTTCGCGCTGCGCCGCGTTCTGTGGCGCCCCGACCGGCTGGCGCGGCCCGAGACGGGCCTGCCGGTGTCGCCCATCGCGCCCGACGACGGCTGGTGCGACGACCCCGCCGACCCCGCCTACAACCGCCCGGTCAAGCGCCCCTACGCTGCCAGCCACGAGGAGCTGTGGCGCGACGACCACGTCTACGACGTCATCGTGGTGATGGGGCACAACGACGATCCGGTGGTGCCGGGGCTGGGCAGCGCCGTGTTCATGCATGTGGCGCGGCCCGACGGGGCGCCCACCGCGGGCTGCGTCGCGCTGCCCCTGCCGGACCTTCTGCGGCTTCTCAAGGATTGCGCGCCGGGCACCGTGCTGACCGTGCCGGACCCGGCGGCGTAAAAGGCGCTAACCAGCGGCGGGATAGGGCCGTGCACCGAAGATCGCCGTGCCGACCCGCACATGGGTGGCGCCGAAGCGGACCGCCGTCTCGTAATCGCCGCTCATCCCCATGCTGACCTCGGGCAGGCCGGCGCGCCGCGCCATGTCGGCGAGCAGGGCGAAATGCATCGCCGGCTCCTCGTCCACCGGCGGGATGCACATCAGGCCGCTCACCGGCAGCTTCCAGGTGTCGCGACAGGCGGTCAGGAAGGCGTCCAGCTCCGCCGGGGGAATGCCGGCCTTCTGCGGTTCCTCGCCGGTGTTGACCTCGATCAGGCAGCGCGGGCGGCGCCCGCTGCGCGCCATCTCCTCGGCCAGGGCCTCGGCCAGCTTGGGCCGGTCCACTGTCTGGATCACGTCGAACAGGGCCACCGCGTCCTTGACCTTGTTGGTCTGGAGCGGGCCGATCAGGTGCAGTTCCAAGTCCGGGAAGCGCTCGCGCAGCGCGGGGAACTTCGCCTTGGCCTCCTGCACGCGGTTCTCGCCGAAGACCCGCTGGCCGGCGGCCAGGGCCTCCTCCACCGCCTCGACCGGGTGGGTCTTGGAGACGGCGACCAGAGTCACCGCGCCGGGACCGCGCCCGGCGGCGGCGCAGCCGTCCTGGATGGAGCGGCGGACGGCTTCGAGCCGGGCCGTGACGGTGCCGTCTGGTGTGTCGGTGTGCGAAGCGGACATGCCGGTCCTCCCCCTTCTGCTGGCTCCCTCTGCGGCGCCTGCCTGTACAGGGACCGGAGGGCGTGGTAACGGACGGACCGACGAAACGCAAGCACCCCGAGGAGAACACGGCATGCGTGGTTGGATGCGTCCCCTGATCCTGTCGGCACTGATTCTGGGGGCAGCGCCGTTCACGGCTGGCAGCGCCCTTGCCCAAGGCACCGGGAACCCAAACGCCGGGAGCCAGAATGGCGGCAAGCCTGCCGCCGGCAAGGAAGCGCCGAAGGAGGCTCCCAAGGAAACTCCCAAGGAAACTCCCAAGACGGCGGCGGGGTCGGCCATCGCCCAAGCGTCCTTCGTCGTGCAACCGTTCCCGCTGCAGGACGACGGCACCTACAAGGAGTTCATGGGCGCCGCCGCCGCTGACCTCAACCGACGCTGCACCAAGCAGGAAAATTATGGTTGGGAGTTCAAGAAGGACGACGACGCCCGCCGTGACCAGATCCTTGAATCCACCCTGGGAAGCTTCCGCAAGGCTGGTTGGAAGCTGGGCGAGGTGAAGGTCCGCTCCATCCGCGATCCGGGAACCACAGCCTACACGGCGGAGAAGGCCAAGCAGCGCCTGCTGGCCGTCTGGACCCCGATGGAGAACGCGGCGATCCTGCTGCTTTGCGAGACCGAAGCGGCACCAACGACC from Azospirillum brasilense includes the following:
- a CDS encoding YggS family pyridoxal phosphate-dependent enzyme; its protein translation is MSASHTDTPDGTVTARLEAVRRSIQDGCAAAGRGPGAVTLVAVSKTHPVEAVEEALAAGQRVFGENRVQEAKAKFPALRERFPDLELHLIGPLQTNKVKDAVALFDVIQTVDRPKLAEALAEEMARSGRRPRCLIEVNTGEEPQKAGIPPAELDAFLTACRDTWKLPVSGLMCIPPVDEEPAMHFALLADMARRAGLPEVSMGMSGDYETAVRFGATHVRVGTAIFGARPYPAAG
- a CDS encoding L,D-transpeptidase family protein, encoding MTITVRLADPPSEGRLDWPGGSFRCVLGRGGIRSDKREGDGATPVGRFALRRVLWRPDRLARPETGLPVSPIAPDDGWCDDPADPAYNRPVKRPYAASHEELWRDDHVYDVIVVMGHNDDPVVPGLGSAVFMHVARPDGAPTAGCVALPLPDLLRLLKDCAPGTVLTVPDPAA
- the ribA gene encoding GTP cyclohydrolase II; the protein is MYADAPSDSAPPEAVLPMDEAAMRAVDRATAALRRGEAVAIETADGSVGAAVSVESVAIDAVQRLVQLTGAAPVLAVTRRRATVLKLMGEGTGVVALSLPRCLTADEAHALADPEHRPDGDMPDGLTATAMDPGSRETAAVDLARLARLLPAAIVAPATDHTGSAAEWAAEHDLLLVRARDIADYRVHVVRTLRRVAEARVPLSGAENTSIAAFRPIDGGPEHLAIIVGNPVAGEPVLARLHSECFTGDLLGSLRCDCGQQLRGAIAEIARHGSGVLLYLAQEGRGIGLVNKLRAYRIQDRGFDTVDANEILGFEADERVYLPAAEMLRQLGFTAVRLMTNNPEKLRQLARCGIEVVERVPHIFPANGHNEGYLRTKAERSGHMF